The following are encoded together in the Humulus lupulus chromosome 5, drHumLupu1.1, whole genome shotgun sequence genome:
- the LOC133779051 gene encoding uncharacterized protein LOC133779051, with translation MKVPKTIIYNSLVDQLYTLIGANKSRIDLDLNVIYHFGSKGIPPSLISNDEDVAFFLDEIGTSINHRTPLCVSTTEKRSNDPLVTKTRELYTIPPVETKVNDDFCIDGNEDSCDDDNNDAYGNEESCDGDNNDADDDNENIDRSTCNDVIVKHNLQQSTSNEVLKSHDSSNNRGRKVRQVGEDNLWSTPLLLNQGEKGSTSASTAQLLTSSSSINSWEIKEGQIFENKQELKMKLHLYALKKNFEFKVEATKLVNSNMFEVRKFFGEHTCSLDVRHKDHHQASPWLIGHVIRRKFEGDDVNYKPRSIVKDMSLSYGVHMSYAKAWRCREHALAYIRGTPESSFQKLPSFLYMMEQKNPGTVTHLQMDNEDRFKYCFMALGVSIMGFKTYIRPVICVDGTFLTTRCGGTLLCAMGQDANKQIYPIAFSVVDSENNDSWLYFLLRLKEAIGEVENLVFVSDRHTSIASALTKIFPEAHHGACIHHVSMNIRAKFKTDHCHEEFFLAAKAYRKREFLRHFEKIKFKDLAIAQYLENQVGFEKWARSFFPGHRYNLMTTGIAESWNNVIAEARGWPITCLMEFMRHTLQKWFFERRTAASAATSPLATEVEADLRKLADKSTTSFSFPSSQYEITVLDGDLDGDVDLRRKTCSCRRFDLTGLPCEHALAGARDRGISPYSLCSRFYTVEAWLSSYGGFVYTLGNEESWVIPNDIGSMMIAPPLVKQKGGRPKKKRRLSKGEKNRKQHRCSRCGVLGHNRVTCTTVCPPPSRHA, from the exons ATGAAGGTGCCAAAGACTATCATTTACAATAGTCTTGTTGATCAATTGTATACTTTAATCGGAGCTAACAAGTCTCGTATTGATCTTGACTTAAATGTAATCTATCATTTTGGAAGTAAAGGTATCCCTCCATCTTTAATTAGTAATGATGAAGATGTTGCTTTTTTTCTTGATGAGATAGGAACATCTATCAATCATCGGACACCCCTATGTGTGTCTACTACAGAGAAGAGAAGTAATGATCCTTTGGTTACTAAAACACGTGAGTTGTATACTATTCCTCCAGTTGAAACCAAAGTGAATGATGATTTTTGCATTGATGGCAATGAAGACAGttgtgatgatgataataatgatgcatATGGCAATGAAGAGAGTTGTGATGGTGATAATAATGATGCAGATG atgataatgaaaatattGATAGGTCTACCTGCAATGATGTAATTGTGAAGCATAATTTACAACAGTCAACCTCCAATGAAGTATTGAAGAGCCATGATTCCTCAAATAATAGAGGTCGTAAAGTAAGACAGGTTGGCGAAGATAATCTATGGAGTACTCCACTTTTGTTGAATCAAGGGGAAAAAGGCTCTACTTCAGCCTCAACAGCTCAATTACTGACATCTTCTTCGAGTATCAATTCGTGGGAAATAAAAGAGGGTCAAATATTTGAGAACAAGCAAGAGTTGAAGATGAAACTCCATCTTTATGCATTAAAGAAAAACTTTGAGTTTAAA GTTGAGGCTACAAAATTGGTTAATTCCAATATGTTCGAGGTTCGTAAATTTTTCGGTGAACACACATGCTCATTGGATGTTCGACATAAAGATCACCATCAGGCATCCCCATGGCTTATTGGACATGTCATAAGGAGAAAATTTGAGGGTGATGATGTTAATTACAAGCCAAGGTCAATTGTAAAAGATATGAGTTTATCATATGGAGTTCATATGAGCTATGCTAAAGCTTGGAGGTGTCGAGAGCATGCATTGGCTTACATAAGAGGTACACCAGAATCATCATTTCAGAAACTTCCCTCATTTCTATACATGATGGAGCAAAAAAATCCTGGAACTGTTACTCATTTGCAGATGGACAATGAAGATAGGTTCAAATATTGCTTCATGGCCTTAGGTGTTTCTATAATGGGGTTTAAAACATATATTCGCCCAGTTATATGTGTAGATGGAACCTTCTTGACTACTCGGTGTGGAGGTACTTTGTTATGTGCCATGGGACAAGATGCTAACAAGCAAATATATCCAATTGCATTTTCAGTAGTTGACTCAGAGAATAATGACTCATGGTTGTATTTTCTACTGAGGTTGAAGGAAGCGATTGGTGAAGTGGAGAATCTAGTATTCGTGTCTGATAGACATACTAGTATAGCAAGTGCGTTGACTAAAATTTTTCCTGAGGCACACCATGGTGCTTGTATACATCATGTTAGCATGAATATCCGTGCGAAGTTCAAAACTGACCATTGCCATGAAGAATTCTTCCTTGCAGCGAAAGCTTATAGAAAGCGAGAGTTTTTACGCCATTTTGAGAAGATTAAATTCAAAGATCTTGCAATTGCTCAATACTTAGAGAATCAAGTGGGTTTTGAAAAGTGGGCTCGTTCTTTCTTTCCTGGTCATCGATATAATTTAATGACTACAGGTATTGCCGAAAGCTGGAACAATGTCATTGCTGAGGCAcgtgggtggccaattacttgtcTCATGGAATTTATGAGGCACACTTTACAAAAATGGTTTTTCGAGCGTCGAACTGCAGCATCAGCGGCTACAAGTCCTCTTGCCACAGAAGTGGAAGCTGATTTGCGAAAGTTAGCAGACAAGTCCACTACCTCGTTCTCTTTTCCGTCTAGTCAGTATGAAATAACAGTATTGGATGGTGATCTTGATGGAGATGTCGACCTGAGGAGGAAAACATGTAGTTGTAGAAGATTTGATTTGACAGGTCTTCCTTGTGAACACGCTCTAGCTGGTGCTCGAGATCGTGGCATTAGTCCATATAGTTTATGCTCCAGATTCTACACAGTTGAAGCATGGTTGTCATCCTATGGTGGATTTGTATATACGCTGGGTAATGAAGAATCTTGGGTGATACCAAATGACATAGGAAGTATGATGATAGCTCCTCCTTTAGTGAAGCAGAAGGGtggtcgtccaaagaagaaacGACGTTTATCAAAGGGTGAGAAGAATAGAAAACAACATAGATGTAGTAGATGTGGTGTCCTGGGCCACAATCGAGTGACGTGCACCACTGTTTGTCCCCCGCCGTCTAGACATGCTTAG
- the LOC133779052 gene encoding uncharacterized protein LOC133779052: MAMLARVAFGSAIAAKMSLLMLPTERHYPAKAAYRGGSIMSTIIAKFTTFDLLERAKQSPFKQFFLAPPLQYSGVIIHQLLLRRVVGRGKNEYCLNFNICGQNTRFGISEFGLITGLNCGISPDQAKYKEMTKSKRLLQTYLNNKECLSSEELEDGFKRCDVKEDVWKLGLCFLVDSLLLPSEPKMKCFIDVLSMVENEDDFFNYPWGRLSYEKTLIGLAKDMERLRNKYLKNVEQKRKRPAPQYTIYGYAIALQYWAYEIFTKFSAFADQQPLAFPRMLSWSAHKMLKEKDIEGVFKKKSNLVKATLNPRPEEKEFHDSIIQGPDELLMGRVISFVDDDVELEFEREEREESPTKPDVADGHRHEQDKKEIPTPINTHHEKLLADIDTLKSNQQRMEEKLDYLIELVLSQRKGSDSEDSLSDEHLASPHRTFIMEHVVGEDSPSCKVVSPEDMAGVEFKRRRVPTKRIFGSEFTDPTKKKKKAKTIVTDPCEINPLQPYDEKKMRRFKKWVIGLKKNDKPISLLAGSCTAKWFIQLLTPRTWLDGLHIDAALGLMKERVYTYKKTYSERFTIVDSMFQQFFEPHWEQFNKKKIKSSYIWPQEVLDYLVGDDNNFKRSWKDIDEVFTPINFSGTHWVLLEISLTSCLIKAYDSDITVVSNKEFENKMCRWGKMLPFLIQSSGLLSHRKDVQLQAQKVSFEFTRLGTEKVPQTKTSGDCGVYVIKHLEYLLAKKPLSEVNDDNMDFFRKKTCVDLFYHNLQP; the protein is encoded by the exons ATGGCAATGCTGGCCAGAGTTGCATTTGGTTCTGCAATTGCAGCCAAG ATGTCACTCCTCATGCTTCCTACTGAAAGGCATTATCCAGCAAAGGCTGCGTATAGGGGAGGGAGCATTATGAGTACAATAATAGCAAAGTTCACGACATTTGACTTGTTGGAACGAGCGAAACAGTCACCATTCAAGCAATTCTTCTTAGCTCCGCCTCTACAATATTCTGGAGTTATTATTCACCAGTTACTGCTTAGGAGAGTTGTTGGTAGAGGAAAGAACGAATACTGCTTGAATTTTAATATTTGTGGTCAAAATACAAGGTTTGGAATTAGTGAATTTGGTTTGATCACTGGATTGAATTGTGGAATTTCTCCGGATCAGGCAAAGTATAAAGAAATGACCAAGAGTAAAAGACTTCTCCAGACATACTTGAACAATAAAGAATGTTTGTCTTCTGAAGAGTTGGAAGATGGATTCAAAAGGTGCGATGTGAAAGAAGACGTATGGAAATTAGGTCTATGTTTTTTGGTAGACTCTCTTTTATTACCTAGTGAACCAAAGATGAAATGCTTTATTGATGTCCTTTCCATGGTGGAAAATGAAGATGACTTCTTCAACTATCCTTGGGGGAGATTATCGTACGAGAAGACATTAATCGGCTTGGCAAAAGATATGGAAAGGCTAAGGAATAAATACTTGAAGAATGTTGAGCAAAAGAGAAAAAGACCAGCACCTCAGTACACAATTTATGGTTATGCCATTGCTCTGCAATATTGGGCCTATGAAATTTTCACAAAGTTCTCTGCATTTGCTGATCAACAACCCCtggcctttccaagaatgctTAGCTGGTCAGCGCATAAAATGCTAAAAGAGAAAGATATTGAaggtgtatttaagaaaaaaagt AATCTTGTGAAGGCCACGCTCAATCCAAGACCCGAAGAGAAAGAATTTCATGACTctattattcaaggaccagatgaACTACTCATGGGACGTGTTATTAGCTTTGTAGACGATGATGTGGAATTGGAGTTTGAAAGGGAAGAACGTGAGGAATCTCCCACAAAGCCCGATGTAGCAGATGGGCATCGTCACGAGCAAGACAAGAAAGAGATACCAACTCCAATTAACACCCACCATGAAAAGTTGTTAGCTGATATTGACACTTTGAAAAGTAACCAACAAAGAATGGAGGAGAAGTTGGATTATCTAATTGAATTAGTGCTCTCGCAACGTAAAGGTAGTGATTCTGAGGATTCATTATCAGATGAGCATCTTGCTTCACCACACCGTACATTTATTATGGAGCACGTTGTTGGAGAAGATAGCCCTAGCTGTAAGGTGGTATCTCCTGAAGATATGGCTGGGGTGGAATTCAAGAGAAGGAGGGTTCCAACGAAAAGAATTTTTGGTTCCGAGTTTACTGATCCAactaagaagaaaaagaaagcaaaGACAATTGTAACTGATCCTTGTGAAATTAATCCCCTACAGCCATATGACGAAAAGAAAATGAGACGTTTTAAGAAATGGGTAATTGGTTTAAAAAAGAATGATAAGCCTATTTCTCTCTTGGCTGGTTCGTGCACTGCGAAATGGTTTATTCAGCTACTTACACCACGTACATGGCTGGACGGACTG CACATTGATGCAGCTTTAGGGTTGATGAAAGAACGAGTGTACACTTACAAGAAGACTTACTCCGAAAGATTCACCATCGTGGATTCTATGTTCCAACAGTTCTTCGAACCACATTGGGAACAATTCAACAAGAAGAAAATCAAATCAAGCTACATTTGGCCACAAGAAGTGCTTGATTACTTGGTAGGTGATGATAACAATTTCAAAAGGAGTTGGAAAGACATTGACGAAGTGTTTACCCCAATTAATTTTTCTGGGACACATTGGGTGTTGTTAGAGATATCATTGACAAGCTGTCTTATAAAAGCTTATGACTCTGATATCACTGTGGTCTCCAACAAGGAGTTTGAGAATAAAATGTGCAGATGGGGAAAAATGCTACCATTTCTAATTCAATCCAGTGGGCTGTTAAGCCATAGGAAAGATGTCCAACTACAAGCACAGAAAGTGAGTTTTGAGTTCACAAGACTTGGCACAGAAAAAGTGCCACAGACCAAAACTAG TGGCGATTGTGGGGTATATGTCATCAAACATCTGGAGTACTTGCTAGCCAAAAAACCGCTATCCGAAGTGAATGACGACAACATGGATTTCTTTAGAAAAAagacttgtgtagatttgtttTACCATAACTTACAACCATAG